AACCACACGATGTTTTGGCAAATCATGAGTCCTGATGGGGGTGGAGAACCAACCGGAGCTTTGGCAGCAGAGATCACCAAAACTTTTGGTAGTTTCGAGAACCTTAAGCAGCAATTTAATGCAGCGGGTGGCGATCGCTTTGGTAGTGGCTGGGTCTGGCTTGTTCGCAATCCTCAAGGGCAGTTGCAGATCACAACTACTCCGAATCAAGACACGCCGCTTATGGAAGGCACCTATCCGATCATGGGCAATGATGTCTGGGAACATGCCTACTATCTGAAATACCGCAATCGTCGGGCCGAATACCTTAATAACTGGTGGAATGTCGTGAATTGGGCTGAGGTGAATCAGCGATTTACTCAAGCGGGAGCGATGCAGAATTCTCCCCGCAGCTAACCCAATCCTTGCAACTTGCTTCTATCCACACTCACCTCTTGGCTAGATCCACCTATGCGTAGCCTATTGATGCGTAGCCCGATCGCGATCGCTACCTTTTGGATCGGTGCTTACCTGTTGATTACCCTATCCCCTTTATTAATTCTGTTGTTGCATCCAGCTCCCGCAGGTCGAGGGTTTTGGATCGAATTTTCTGTGGCCCTGGGGTTTATTGGCCTAGCGATGATGGCACTGCAATTTGCCCTAACGGCTCGGATTAATCGCATTGAGGCGTCCTACGGCATTGACATCATTCTGCAATTTCACCGTTACACGTCGATTCTAGCGTTCATCTTCATTCTGATTCATCCGGTGATTTTGTTTATCAATCAGCCCGAAACGCTGCAACTGCTCAATTTCTTTCAGGCTCCTTGGCGCGCTAGAGCGGCTGTAGCTAGCACTTTGGCTTTAGTCGCGCTGATTGTCACCACCGTTTGGCGACAGAAATTTCGGATTCCCTACGAACCTTGGCGGCTGTGGCATGGCGTGTTGGCAGTGCTCACCGTGGGGTTAGGGCTAGCCCATGCTTTAGGGGTGGGTAACTATCTCGGACTCTTTTGGAAAAGCGTGCTCTGGACGGCGATCGCCTTGGCAGCACTGTGGCTGCTCTTGTATGTCCGTCTCGTCAAGCCGTGGTTCATGACTAAAAAGCCCTACCTAGTCGAAGCTGTCATTCCCGAACACGGCAACGTCTGGACTTTAGTGTTGCGACCACGAGTACACGAGGGAATTCGATTCCAACCGGGGCAGTTTGCTTGGATAACGCTGGGTATTTCTCCGTTTCGGATGAGAGAACATCCCTTCTCAATGTCTTCTAATGGCGATCAGCCAGAACAGATTAGCTTTGGCATTAAAGCAGTCGGTGACTTCACCAACACCATCAGAGACGTAGAACCTGGAACCGTCGCCTTTCTCGATGGGCCTTATGGAGCGTTTACGAGCGATCGCTACTG
This region of Trichocoleus desertorum NBK24 genomic DNA includes:
- a CDS encoding ferric reductase-like transmembrane domain-containing protein — translated: MRSLLMRSPIAIATFWIGAYLLITLSPLLILLLHPAPAGRGFWIEFSVALGFIGLAMMALQFALTARINRIEASYGIDIILQFHRYTSILAFIFILIHPVILFINQPETLQLLNFFQAPWRARAAVASTLALVALIVTTVWRQKFRIPYEPWRLWHGVLAVLTVGLGLAHALGVGNYLGLFWKSVLWTAIALAALWLLLYVRLVKPWFMTKKPYLVEAVIPEHGNVWTLVLRPRVHEGIRFQPGQFAWITLGISPFRMREHPFSMSSNGDQPEQISFGIKAVGDFTNTIRDVEPGTVAFLDGPYGAFTSDRYWDAAGFVLIAGGIGITPMLSMLLTAAERQDERPFLLIYASRSWEEITYRETLETLTGKLDLEIVHVLRQAPEAWTGETGYVDAALLERYIPLHRGSRQYFICAVPKMMDQVERALHDLGVPITNIHMEHYNLV